A genomic segment from Luteolibacter ambystomatis encodes:
- a CDS encoding phosphoenolpyruvate hydrolase family protein → MPNPWTGIGNPYTREEVRERLTKTLDAGKAIIAAGAGTGISAKFIEKGGADLIIVYNSGRFRMMGHGSTAGMMAYGDANAIAMEIGEYEVLPVVEEIPVICGVHATDPRRRMWHWLGKVKDMGFSGVNNFPTHCIVDGHFRRVLEETGMSSKKEVEMVALARRMDLFSIVYVDSPEEAAAMARAGADSIIAHVGTTVGGSIGVTGAVMSWDNTLKRTQAIIEAARAERDDIFFLCHGGPINTPDDAARVLEATDCVGFVGASSLERMGVEESLTNLTRDFKKIAVPAAARFNG, encoded by the coding sequence ATGCCAAACCCCTGGACCGGAATCGGAAACCCTTACACGCGCGAGGAAGTGCGCGAGCGCCTCACCAAGACTCTTGATGCCGGCAAGGCGATCATCGCCGCCGGTGCGGGGACGGGTATCAGTGCGAAATTTATCGAAAAGGGCGGCGCGGACCTCATCATCGTCTATAACAGCGGTCGTTTCCGCATGATGGGCCACGGCTCCACCGCGGGCATGATGGCCTACGGTGATGCCAATGCGATCGCCATGGAGATCGGTGAATACGAGGTGCTGCCGGTGGTCGAGGAGATCCCGGTGATCTGCGGCGTGCATGCCACCGATCCCCGCCGCCGCATGTGGCACTGGCTTGGCAAGGTGAAGGACATGGGCTTCAGTGGAGTGAACAATTTCCCCACCCACTGCATCGTGGACGGACACTTCCGCCGCGTGTTGGAGGAGACGGGCATGAGCTCGAAGAAGGAGGTGGAAATGGTCGCTCTCGCGCGGCGCATGGATCTCTTCAGCATCGTGTATGTGGACTCTCCGGAAGAAGCCGCGGCGATGGCCCGGGCCGGTGCGGACTCCATCATCGCGCACGTCGGCACCACGGTCGGTGGTTCCATCGGTGTGACCGGTGCGGTGATGTCGTGGGACAACACGCTCAAGCGCACGCAGGCGATCATCGAGGCGGCGCGTGCGGAGCGGGATGACATTTTCTTCCTCTGCCACGGCGGCCCGATCAACACGCCCGACGATGCCGCGCGCGTGCTGGAAGCCACCGATTGCGTGGGTTTCGTCGGTGCCAGTTCGCTGGAGCGCATGGGGGTGGAGGAATCGCTCACCAACCTGACGCGGGATTTCAAGAAGATCGCGGTGCCCGCCGCCGCGAGATTCAACGGCTGA
- the pstB gene encoding phosphate ABC transporter ATP-binding protein PstB: protein MPEAQKTTPVSPTAPAQTPAAAVPVAQPSAVTPAAKPDAGPTVPAIQVKGVDFSYGSNKVLKDVTIDIPTNEVVAFIGPSGCGKTTLLRCFNRMNDLVPGARVTRGSIIIEGANIADPCIDPVQLRRHVGMVFQKSNPFPQSIYDNVAYGPRTLGEKNKKKLDEIVEKSLHRAALWDEVKDRLDDIATGLSGGQQQRLCIARTMAVDPEIILMDEPCSALDPIATAHVEDLILELKEHYTIVIVTHNMQQATRVSDRTAFFYLGELIEYGDTRQMFENPSIKRTEDYISGRFG, encoded by the coding sequence ATGCCAGAAGCCCAGAAAACGACGCCGGTTTCGCCCACCGCGCCGGCCCAGACCCCGGCAGCCGCCGTGCCGGTCGCCCAGCCGTCCGCCGTCACTCCGGCTGCGAAGCCGGACGCCGGACCCACCGTCCCTGCCATTCAGGTCAAGGGGGTGGATTTCTCCTACGGCTCCAACAAGGTGCTGAAGGATGTCACGATCGACATCCCCACCAACGAGGTCGTGGCCTTCATCGGCCCTTCCGGCTGCGGCAAGACGACCCTCCTGCGCTGCTTCAACCGCATGAACGACCTCGTCCCCGGTGCCCGGGTGACCCGGGGCTCGATCATCATCGAGGGCGCGAACATCGCCGATCCCTGCATCGACCCGGTGCAACTCCGCCGCCACGTCGGCATGGTGTTCCAGAAGTCGAACCCCTTTCCGCAGAGCATCTACGACAACGTGGCCTACGGTCCCCGGACCCTGGGCGAGAAGAACAAGAAGAAGCTCGATGAGATCGTGGAGAAATCCCTCCACCGCGCCGCGCTCTGGGACGAGGTGAAGGACCGCCTCGATGACATCGCCACCGGTTTGTCCGGCGGCCAGCAGCAGCGCCTGTGCATCGCCCGTACGATGGCGGTGGACCCGGAAATCATTCTCATGGACGAGCCTTGCTCCGCGCTCGACCCCATCGCCACCGCGCACGTCGAGGATCTGATCCTTGAACTCAAGGAGCACTACACGATCGTGATCGTGACCCACAACATGCAGCAGGCGACCCGCGTCTCGGACCGCACCGCCTTTTTCTACCTCGGCGAGCTCATTGAATACGGTGATACGCGCCAAATGTTCGAGAACCCTTCCATAAAGCGCACCGAGGACTATATTTCCGGCCGGTTCGGTTGA
- a CDS encoding AraC family transcriptional regulator, with protein sequence MSAANPYPLTGSVPTRMHVVRADESDHRTWLNDAPVCPALDKHHIAHVGVWEASGPFELARPDQSGTFLMACIGGEGEVKADGQWRRIEAGQACLLPPFVTNQMKYTGREPWKICWVRYHESRESNPIVSSTSPVLGAYDPWPLYRAIQGLHAECQGGQSPAHVHLWVELIHSHVLHFAQPHQADPRLWKLWRQVEESLAHNWTVDELAARACVCREHLRRLCQEELGRSPMQHVTFLRMQRARDLLSTTDMKVESITREVGYQNPNTFSNTFKKWVGWRPSEHRR encoded by the coding sequence ATGTCCGCCGCAAACCCATACCCATTGACCGGCAGCGTCCCCACCCGCATGCACGTGGTCCGTGCGGATGAATCGGATCACCGCACCTGGCTGAACGACGCGCCGGTTTGCCCGGCCTTGGACAAGCACCACATCGCCCACGTCGGCGTGTGGGAGGCCAGCGGCCCCTTTGAATTGGCCCGTCCCGACCAGTCCGGCACCTTCCTCATGGCCTGCATCGGCGGCGAGGGCGAGGTGAAGGCGGACGGCCAGTGGCGGCGGATCGAGGCCGGACAGGCCTGCCTGCTGCCGCCTTTCGTCACCAACCAGATGAAATACACCGGCCGCGAACCATGGAAGATCTGCTGGGTGCGCTATCACGAGTCCCGTGAATCGAACCCCATCGTTTCCTCCACTTCCCCTGTGCTCGGCGCCTACGATCCATGGCCTCTCTACCGGGCTATCCAAGGCCTGCACGCGGAATGCCAGGGCGGCCAGTCGCCCGCGCATGTGCATCTGTGGGTGGAACTGATCCATTCCCATGTCCTCCACTTCGCCCAGCCGCACCAGGCCGACCCGCGGCTGTGGAAACTGTGGCGGCAGGTCGAGGAATCTCTGGCGCACAACTGGACGGTGGACGAACTCGCCGCGCGCGCCTGTGTCTGCCGCGAACACCTGCGCCGCCTGTGCCAGGAGGAACTCGGCCGCAGCCCGATGCAGCATGTCACCTTCCTGCGCATGCAGCGCGCCCGTGACCTGCTCTCCACCACCGACATGAAAGTGGAGTCCATCACCCGGGAGGTCGGCTACCAGAACCCGAATACGTTCTCGAACACCTTCAAGAAGTGGGTGGGCTGGCGACCGTCCGAGCACCGGAGGTGA
- a CDS encoding cupin domain-containing protein gives MEPSQRRFVQNHEALCETNAWTHNEWLCRPDVVAAEKLLMVRATMPPHHCHPFHVHPHREEIIHVVSGRAEQWVGEESRILGPGEIAHIPPGIPHGTFNPFDETLVFNAILSPAVLPDDLAADEDPREVAAEAPWNTMRDGRPECRVL, from the coding sequence ATGGAACCCAGCCAACGCCGGTTCGTCCAGAACCACGAAGCCCTTTGCGAAACCAATGCGTGGACGCACAACGAATGGTTGTGCCGTCCGGACGTGGTGGCGGCGGAGAAGCTGCTGATGGTGCGCGCGACGATGCCGCCGCACCATTGCCATCCCTTCCACGTCCATCCGCACCGCGAGGAGATCATCCATGTGGTTTCCGGTCGCGCGGAACAATGGGTGGGGGAGGAGTCCCGCATCCTCGGACCGGGCGAGATCGCGCACATTCCGCCGGGGATTCCGCATGGGACCTTCAATCCGTTCGATGAGACGCTGGTCTTCAACGCGATCCTGTCACCGGCCGTTCTGCCGGACGATCTGGCTGCGGATGAAGACCCACGCGAAGTCGCGGCGGAAGCGCCATGGAATACGATGCGCGATGGACGTCCGGAATGCCGGGTGCTTTGA
- the phoU gene encoding phosphate signaling complex protein PhoU, with amino-acid sequence MQQHILKDFDHAMTTLRGEVLTMAGLARLNLERAIQALLDRNVELANAVIADDNEVDELERRVDQLGMDVLVRFHPVASDLRLVVTAMKISMNLERISDHAVSISKRARKLAVGPELPDINLIEPLYTLADHLLRDAISSFSDRNAKLGESLHARDKELDRLHRDATATFGSRIEETGRSEEYLHLILIVRSLERVGDMAANIGENAVFLDVAKDIRHEAGRKVADVG; translated from the coding sequence ATGCAACAGCACATTCTCAAGGACTTTGATCACGCCATGACCACCCTCCGCGGGGAGGTGCTGACCATGGCCGGACTCGCCCGGTTGAACCTCGAACGCGCCATCCAGGCGTTGCTTGACCGAAATGTCGAGCTCGCGAACGCCGTCATCGCCGATGACAACGAGGTGGACGAACTGGAGCGCCGCGTGGACCAGCTCGGCATGGACGTGCTCGTGCGCTTCCATCCGGTTGCCAGCGACCTGCGGCTGGTAGTGACCGCGATGAAGATCTCGATGAACCTGGAGCGCATCTCCGATCACGCGGTGAGCATTTCCAAGCGCGCCCGCAAGCTGGCCGTGGGTCCGGAACTGCCGGACATCAACCTGATCGAGCCGCTCTACACGCTGGCCGACCACCTGCTGCGTGACGCGATCTCCTCCTTCAGCGATCGCAATGCGAAGCTCGGCGAGTCCCTGCATGCCCGCGACAAGGAGCTGGACCGCCTGCACCGCGATGCCACGGCGACCTTCGGCTCCCGGATCGAGGAAACCGGCCGCAGCGAGGAATATCTGCACCTGATCCTGATCGTCCGCTCGCTGGAGCGGGTGGGGGACATGGCCGCGAACATCGGCGAGAACGCCGTGTTTCTGGATGTCGCCAAGGACATCCGCCACGAAGCCGGCCGCAAGGTCGCGGACGTGGGGTGA
- a CDS encoding inorganic phosphate transporter, whose amino-acid sequence MTLIIVVILVALAFEFINGFHDTANSIATVVSTKVLTPRQAIMLAAFTNLFGALIGHAVAKTVSSGLVDAKFVTTGTIICALVGGISWNLLTWWLGLPSSSTHALVGGLCGATLANSQGNWKAIIWSAEKIKDGKVVSEGVLHKVIWPMLTSPVVGLVGGFIVMTILYALLRNAKPMWVNRFFGRAQIFSASYMGFAHGLADAQKTMGIITLALVTATTAGSFEHLPSWMGFLKMDKSPVAEHQIQAILKGSKDPQVAAILATEADKLQTGEFKESFHALAAIAYQADGDAAAAERERTSAKQAHQQALEKEAARFMPKVPILGPMVAGKPTDWLKTLEGEMTKASKDGKDPLAAAAGKVRDLSPDVPAWIKIICALIMAAGTASGGWRIIKTMGHKMVKLQPVHGFAAETTAATLLAVTGQMGMTVSTTHAITTAIMGVGATKRFSAIDGGIVKKILGAWVLTLPAAGGVAYGVMWLWLKIAG is encoded by the coding sequence ATGACGCTGATCATCGTCGTGATCCTCGTGGCTTTGGCCTTCGAGTTCATCAATGGTTTCCACGATACCGCGAACTCCATCGCGACGGTCGTCTCGACCAAGGTCCTCACCCCGCGGCAGGCGATCATGCTCGCGGCGTTCACCAACCTCTTCGGCGCGCTGATCGGCCATGCGGTGGCGAAGACCGTGTCGTCCGGTCTGGTGGATGCCAAGTTCGTCACCACCGGCACCATCATTTGCGCGCTGGTGGGCGGCATTTCATGGAATCTCCTCACCTGGTGGCTGGGTCTGCCCTCCAGTTCCACCCACGCGCTAGTCGGAGGCCTCTGCGGTGCCACGCTCGCCAATTCACAGGGCAACTGGAAGGCAATCATCTGGTCCGCCGAAAAGATCAAGGACGGCAAGGTCGTCTCCGAGGGCGTGCTTCACAAGGTGATCTGGCCGATGCTCACCTCGCCGGTGGTCGGCCTGGTCGGCGGCTTCATCGTGATGACGATCCTCTACGCGCTCCTCCGAAACGCGAAACCGATGTGGGTGAACCGTTTCTTCGGACGCGCCCAGATTTTCAGCGCCAGCTACATGGGTTTCGCCCACGGCCTCGCCGATGCGCAGAAGACGATGGGCATCATCACGCTGGCGCTCGTCACCGCCACCACGGCGGGTTCGTTCGAGCACCTGCCGTCGTGGATGGGTTTCCTCAAAATGGACAAGTCCCCCGTGGCCGAGCATCAGATCCAGGCGATCCTCAAGGGCTCGAAAGATCCCCAGGTCGCCGCCATCCTCGCAACCGAGGCGGACAAGCTCCAGACCGGCGAATTCAAGGAGTCCTTCCACGCGCTGGCCGCGATCGCCTATCAGGCGGATGGCGATGCCGCCGCCGCTGAACGCGAGCGGACGAGCGCGAAGCAGGCGCACCAACAGGCTCTTGAAAAGGAGGCCGCCCGCTTCATGCCGAAGGTGCCGATCCTCGGCCCGATGGTCGCAGGCAAGCCGACCGATTGGCTCAAGACTCTCGAAGGAGAAATGACGAAGGCCTCCAAAGACGGCAAGGACCCGCTCGCCGCCGCCGCTGGCAAGGTCCGTGATCTTTCCCCGGACGTGCCCGCATGGATCAAAATCATCTGCGCGCTCATCATGGCCGCGGGCACCGCCTCCGGTGGCTGGCGCATCATCAAGACCATGGGTCACAAGATGGTGAAGCTGCAACCAGTCCACGGCTTCGCCGCGGAAACCACCGCGGCCACCCTGCTCGCCGTAACCGGCCAGATGGGCATGACCGTTTCCACCACCCATGCCATCACCACCGCCATCATGGGCGTGGGAGCAACGAAGCGCTTCAGCGCCATCGACGGCGGCATCGTGAAGAAGATCCTCGGCGCATGGGTGCTCACGCTTCCTGCCGCCGGTGGCGTCGCCTACGGGGTGATGTGGCTGTGGCTGAAGATCGCAGGATGA
- a CDS encoding DUF47 domain-containing protein, with protein sequence MISIQRLFGKEDRFFDLLTASAEQAQQSIGGLTRILRLQPAPSLDEFGGMRKKDKAITQEISDLLVKTFVTALEREDIEALSTALYKIPKTVEKFVERYLICPDKAASVDFHRHAEMLDEATGLVIEMIHALRRGMDIVRMKELNDRMQTIEGDADKLMLECLKDLYSGKHDTLLVVIVSNLYDLLEKVFDRCRDVGNIAKQIAYKNS encoded by the coding sequence ATGATTTCCATCCAACGCCTTTTCGGCAAAGAAGACCGTTTCTTCGACCTGCTCACCGCCAGCGCCGAGCAGGCCCAGCAGAGCATCGGCGGTCTGACCCGCATCCTGCGCCTCCAGCCCGCCCCCTCGCTCGATGAATTCGGCGGCATGCGCAAAAAGGACAAGGCCATCACCCAGGAAATCAGCGATCTGCTGGTGAAAACCTTCGTGACGGCCCTGGAGCGCGAGGACATCGAGGCCCTCTCCACCGCCCTCTACAAGATCCCGAAGACCGTCGAGAAATTCGTGGAGCGCTATCTGATCTGTCCGGACAAGGCTGCTTCCGTCGATTTCCACCGCCACGCGGAAATGCTGGATGAAGCCACCGGCCTGGTGATCGAGATGATCCACGCGCTGCGCAGGGGCATGGACATCGTCCGCATGAAGGAGCTCAACGACCGCATGCAGACGATCGAAGGGGATGCCGACAAGCTCATGCTGGAGTGCCTGAAGGACCTCTACAGCGGCAAGCACGACACCCTCCTCGTGGTGATCGTCTCCAATCTCTACGACCTGCTGGAGAAGGTCTTCGACCGCTGCCGCGATGTCGGCAACATCGCCAAGCAGATCGCTTACAAAAACTCCTGA